The Oceanibaculum nanhaiense genome includes the window AGATCTGGGCCTCGACCGACGATGGGCTGGTGCATGTCACGCGCGACGATGGCAAGAGCTGGCAGAATGTGACGCCGAAGGACATGCCGGAGCTGGCCTATGTCGGCAGCGTCGAGGTGTCCGAACTGGATGCCGACACGATCTATGTCTCGGCCACCCGCTACAAGCTGGCCGACTACAAGCCCTACCTGTTCCGTTCGACCGATGGCGGCAAGAGCTGGAAGAAGATCACCGGCGACCTGCCGCAGGGCGAGATCACCCGCGTTCTCCGCGCCGACCCGGTCCGCGCCGGGCTGCTCTATACCGGCACCGAGACCGGCGTCTTCTACAGCCTGGACGATGGCGCGCACTGGACCCGCATGGGCGGCGGCTTCCCGGTCGTGCCGGTCTACGACATCAAGGTGAAGAACGGCGATCTGGTGGTCGCCACCCATGGCCGGTCGTTCTGGATCCTGGACGATGTGACGCCGCTGCGGAAGCTGCGGGCGCAGCCGAAGGGCGTGCAGCTGTTCCCGCCGCGCCCGTCGATCCGCAGCAAGCTGGTGTGGAGTGCGGGCCGCCACGGCCGCGACGGCATTACCTACGGTCCGGCCTTCGGCATTTCCGGCAGCACCGAGAATGTAACGCTGCCGGACGGTACGAAGCAGCGCCTGCATCTCGATGTCGGCGAGAATCCGCCGCAGGGCGCCATCGTCTATTACTGGCTGGACAAGGATGCGGACGGCCCGGTGCGGCTCAGCTTCCGCGATGCAGCCGGTGCCGAGATCGCCAGCTTCGCCAGCGACGACAAGGATGCCGCCCCGGCGCGCAAGCCCGGCACAAAGGCGGGCCTGAACCGCTTCATCTGGGACATGAAGTACCCGGCGGCGGTGAAGATCGACGATGCACTGCGCGCGCAGAAGGTGAAGCCGCTGGCCGGCAATGGCGAGCCGCCGGCAGGCCCGCCGGTGGTGCCGGGCAGCTACAGCGTCGTGCTGGAAGCTGCCGGCAAGACGCAGAGCGAAAGCTTCACCATCGAGAAGGATCCGCGCGTCAGCACGAAGCCGGCGGATTTCACCGCACAGTTCGCGCTGCATAAGGAGCTGCACGACTGCCTGTCGCGGCTGAACGGCACGGTCAACCGCATCCGCCTGCTGAAACGCCAGGCCGCCGACATCAAGGGCCGCGCTGACGGCAAGGCGGTGGCGGAACAGGCCGGCGGGCTGATCGGCAAGCTGGAGGCCATCGAGGCCGCGCTGGTCGATATCAAGCGGGAAGGCTCGCGCGACGTGCTGCGCAACCCGGCCGGACTCGACGATACGCTGGTCGATCTGATCAATGTCGTGGCCATCGCCGACGCCGCGCCCACCAAGCAGGCCCGTGAGGTCTCGGAAGAGATCATCGGCAAGGTGGATGAAAAGATCGCCGGCTTCGAGGCGCTGCTGAAAGGCGATGTGGCGGCGCTGAACGCGGCGGCGAAAACCGCCGGCTTCACGCATCTGTCGGCCTAAGGGAAGCCAGGGAAAAACAGGCGGTCGATGCTGAAACAGCCGGCGAGCTTCTGGCATCTGTTCGGTGCCGACTTCATCCTGCGCACCGCCTATCAGATGGGCAAGACGCCGGTGCTGCCGCTGTTCGCAGCGGCCATCGGCGCCGGGCAGATGCTGATCGGCAGCATCGTGGCGGTCTCAACGGTGACCGGCATGCTGCTGAAGCCGCTGATCGGCGCGCTGTCCGACCGCTGGGGCCGCCGGCTGTGGCTGTGGCTGGCGGTGGCGCTGTTCGCCGGCACGCCCTTCCTCTACCAGCTTGTGACGACGCCGGACGAACTGTTCCTGCTGCGCCTGTTCCACGGCACTGCGACCGCCATCTTCGGGCCGGTCACGCTGGCCTACATCATCGAGATGGGGCGGGAGGAGCGGGCCACCCGGCTGGGCTGGTTCGAGATGGCGCGCTCCGGCGGCTATTTCTTCGCCCCGGCGATCACCGGCTGGCTGCTGACCATCCTGCCGCCGGAACAGGTCTTCACCATCATCGGCCTGCTGAGCTGCCTTGCCTTCGTGCCCATCGCCTTCATGAAGCATGGCACCACCCCGCTGCAGGCGCAGCGCGGCCAGCGCCCCAGCCTGTGGCGGCAGTTCGCCAGCGGTTTCGGCCATACCGCCAGCCGCATCGAGCTGTGGTTCGCCAGCAGCCTTGAGGTGACGGTCTATTGCGTGACCTACGGGCTGAAGGCCTTCCTGCCGATCTTCGCGGTGCAGGAGGCGGGATTCAGCGTGCTGGCCGCCGGCCTGTTCTTCACCGTGCAGGAGGCCGCGCACATGCTGACCCGGCCGGTCGGCGGGCGGCTGGGCGACCGCAGCGGCTACCTGCCGGCGATATCCGGCGGCATGGTGGTGATGGGTGCCGCCCTGCTGCTGCTGCCGGCGACCACGACCGGGGCGGAGCTGGTGGCCGTCGCGGTGCTGAGCGGCATCGCCCAGGGGCTGATCTTTCCCTCGACCGTGGCGCTGGTCGGCAATGCGGTGTCGGCCAGCCATACCGGCCTCGGCCTCGGCGTGTACGGCACCATGAAGAATCTCGGCAAGGTCATCGGGCCGGTCGCCACCGGCGGGCTGCTGGAGCTGTTCACCTACGGCACCGTGTTCCGCACCCTGGCGGGCTTCATCCTGACGGCGGCCCTCCTCGTGCTGCTGACCCACCGGCAGCGCCAGCGCGCCTACGAATAGGGTCCCGCCCGCCCCTGGCCCACACGAATATCCGCCGTGGCTCTAGGGATGGCGCGCGCGTGGGAGTAGCTGTCAGGAAAGCGTCATACTTTCCGAGGACCGGCTCATGACCCACATGCCCACCACCATGGATAATCACTGGCTGCCCTTCACCAACAACCGGCTGTTCCACCAGGAGCCGCAGATCTTCGCGCGGGCGAAGGGCGTGCGCTACTGGACGCCGGAGGAGCAGGAAATCCTCGACGGGTCTTCCGGCCTGTTCTGCTCCGCCGCCGGGCATGGCCGGCCGGAGATTGCCGATGCGGTGCACAAGCAGCTGATGGAGCTGGATTACACGCCGCATTTCCAGCGCGCCGCGCCGATCTCCTTCGAGCTGGCGCGCCGCCTCGCGGAAATCCTGCCGGACGGCATCGACCGGCTGTTCTTCGGCTCCTCCGGCTCCGAGGCGGTCGACAGCGCGATGAAGATCTGCCTCGCCTATCACCGGGCGCGCGGCGAGGCACAGCGCACCCGCTTCGTCTCGCGCGCCTGGGGCTATCATGGCGTCAATCTGGGCGGCACCTCGCTGGCTGGCATGGTCGGCAACCGCCGCGACTTCTCCGGCGTCACCTGCGATGTCGTGCATATGCGCCACACCTGGAACGAGGAGCAGCGCTTCACAAGGGGCCAGCCGGAGGACGGCGCGCATCTGGCGGACGATCTGGAGGATCTGTGCAAGACCTATGGCGGCGAGACCATCGCCGCTGTCTTCGTCGAGCCGATTGCCGGCTCCATCGGCACCATCGTGCCGCCGCAGGGCTATCTGCAGCGTCTGCGCCAGATCGCCGATAAATACGGCATCCTGCTGGTGTTCGACGAGGTCATCACCGGCTTCGGGCGCACCGGGGCGGCCTTCGCCTCGCAGGAATTCGGCGTCACCCCGGACGTCATCACCATGGCGAAGGCGCTTACCAACGGCACCATCCCGATGAGCGCCGTGGCGGTGAAGACGGAAATCCAGCAGGCCGTCATCGCCTCGGTCACGGCGGACCGGCCGGAACTGATGCATGGCTATACCTATTCCGCGCATCCGGTGGCCTGTGCGGCGGCGCTCGCCTCGCTCGACATCTACCGCGACGAGAAGCTGTTCGAGCGCGGCAAGGCGATGTCCGGCACTTTCCTCGACGGTGTATTCGGCCTGCGCAACCTGCCGCAGGTCTATGATCTGCGCGGCCATGGCATGATGGCCGGCATCCAGCTGACACCGGGCAAGGCGCCGGGCGAAAAAGGCTCCATCGTGCAGCGCCTGCTGTTCAAGGACGGGCTGCATGTGAAGGCGACCGGCGATGCGCTGATCTTCGCGCCGGCGCTGGTCTCCGAGGAATCCGACCTCGACCAGATGATCGACAGCCTGCGCCGGGTGCTGGGCCGCAGCGACCTTTAAGGACGCAGTTCCCGCACGATTTCGGCCAGCAGCTTCAGGCCCGGCTCGATAGCTTCCAGCGGGATCGCGGCGAAGCCGAGCCTGAGGCGGTTGCGCGGCGGGTCCGGGCGCAGGTAATGGACGTCGCCCGGCTCCACCAGCAACCCGGCCTTGGCGGCGCGCTCAGCCACGTCCGCGGCTGACATGCCTTTGGGCAGGGTCAGCCAGATCGCCGAGCCGCCGGTCGTCATCGTCACGTCGCACTCCGGCAGCAGCCGGGCGGTGGCGCTCATCACAATCTGCCATTTCTTCGACAGGCTGGCGCGCTGGCGGCGGATATGGGCGTCAAAATGACCCTCCGCCAGGAAGATCGCCATGGCCCGCTGGTCCAGCGTGGAGGTGTGCCGGTACATCAGCCGGCGCAGCGCCCGCAATTCCGCGATCAGCGGCTGTTCAGCGACGATGAAACCGAGGCGCAGGCCCGGAAACAGCGGTTTCGACAGGCTGCCGACATGGATCACCCGGCCATTCTGGTCGAAGCTCTTCAGCGCCGGGCGCTGCGGGCCGACGAAATTCAGC containing:
- a CDS encoding MFS transporter, whose protein sequence is MLKQPASFWHLFGADFILRTAYQMGKTPVLPLFAAAIGAGQMLIGSIVAVSTVTGMLLKPLIGALSDRWGRRLWLWLAVALFAGTPFLYQLVTTPDELFLLRLFHGTATAIFGPVTLAYIIEMGREERATRLGWFEMARSGGYFFAPAITGWLLTILPPEQVFTIIGLLSCLAFVPIAFMKHGTTPLQAQRGQRPSLWRQFASGFGHTASRIELWFASSLEVTVYCVTYGLKAFLPIFAVQEAGFSVLAAGLFFTVQEAAHMLTRPVGGRLGDRSGYLPAISGGMVVMGAALLLLPATTTGAELVAVAVLSGIAQGLIFPSTVALVGNAVSASHTGLGLGVYGTMKNLGKVIGPVATGGLLELFTYGTVFRTLAGFILTAALLVLLTHRQRQRAYE
- a CDS encoding aminotransferase class III-fold pyridoxal phosphate-dependent enzyme, translating into MTHMPTTMDNHWLPFTNNRLFHQEPQIFARAKGVRYWTPEEQEILDGSSGLFCSAAGHGRPEIADAVHKQLMELDYTPHFQRAAPISFELARRLAEILPDGIDRLFFGSSGSEAVDSAMKICLAYHRARGEAQRTRFVSRAWGYHGVNLGGTSLAGMVGNRRDFSGVTCDVVHMRHTWNEEQRFTRGQPEDGAHLADDLEDLCKTYGGETIAAVFVEPIAGSIGTIVPPQGYLQRLRQIADKYGILLVFDEVITGFGRTGAAFASQEFGVTPDVITMAKALTNGTIPMSAVAVKTEIQQAVIASVTADRPELMHGYTYSAHPVACAAALASLDIYRDEKLFERGKAMSGTFLDGVFGLRNLPQVYDLRGHGMMAGIQLTPGKAPGEKGSIVQRLLFKDGLHVKATGDALIFAPALVSEESDLDQMIDSLRRVLGRSDL